One stretch of Corallococcus soli DNA includes these proteins:
- a CDS encoding HlyD family efflux transporter periplasmic adaptor subunit produces MSGQPNPSIYRQEAVDHRNSAQEDGDVLHIAPEWTRWTYWTLLGALLAGGVYCILGTLHEYASGSAIVRFEGKTELTSHNTGLVSSVEVQPGEKVRAGQRLVTFTSAEEVASIERLRHEHELALVRYLRELSDDSARQALSSVRASMELAEAQLETRALRAPHDGIVTDVRVKAGHFLTPGVSVLSIIPEDAAPLLLALFPGSWRPQLLPGMTMRIELDGFRYEYQDVVIEQVGDQIIGPTEARRYLGPELSDALKLEGSIVLVRARLPARTFVRDGRTFTFFDGMPVRAEARVRTESILLTLVPGIKELLPHGT; encoded by the coding sequence ATGTCAGGCCAACCGAACCCATCGATCTACCGTCAGGAAGCGGTGGATCACCGGAACAGCGCCCAGGAAGACGGCGACGTGCTTCACATCGCCCCTGAATGGACGCGCTGGACGTATTGGACGCTCCTTGGCGCGCTGCTCGCGGGGGGCGTCTACTGCATCTTGGGGACGCTGCATGAGTACGCTTCGGGCTCAGCCATCGTGCGCTTCGAGGGTAAGACGGAGCTGACCAGCCACAACACCGGCCTGGTGTCCTCCGTCGAGGTGCAACCCGGAGAAAAGGTCCGTGCCGGGCAGCGGCTCGTGACCTTCACCTCAGCGGAAGAGGTGGCCAGCATCGAGCGCCTGCGCCATGAGCACGAACTGGCGTTGGTGCGCTACCTGCGCGAATTGTCGGACGACTCCGCGCGGCAGGCCCTGTCGTCCGTCCGCGCCTCAATGGAACTGGCCGAGGCACAGCTGGAGACACGCGCGCTGCGCGCACCCCATGACGGCATCGTCACGGATGTGCGCGTCAAGGCAGGCCACTTCCTCACCCCGGGGGTGAGCGTGTTGTCCATCATCCCCGAGGACGCCGCCCCCCTGTTGCTAGCGTTGTTCCCGGGATCGTGGCGGCCCCAACTCCTGCCCGGAATGACCATGCGCATTGAGCTGGATGGCTTCCGCTATGAGTATCAGGACGTGGTCATCGAACAGGTGGGCGATCAGATCATCGGTCCGACCGAAGCACGCAGGTACCTGGGACCGGAGCTCTCCGACGCGCTCAAGCTGGAGGGTTCCATCGTCCTGGTGCGTGCGCGCCTGCCCGCGCGCACCTTCGTCCGGGATGGCCGAACCTTCACCTTCTTCGACGGCATGCCCGTACGCGCCGAAGCCAGGGTCCGCACCGAAAGCATCCTGTTGACCCTCGTGCCAGGCATCAAGGAACTGCTCCCCCATGGCACCTGA
- a CDS encoding cation:proton antiporter: MKGSVFRLMLLMALLAAITQAKVMRADAGTPVLLAAGALLLCGLFAGKVAKGLGLPRLTGYLLVGVAVGPYALGFIPNAGVKGLELVKGLAVSLIALVAGTELHLGLLRRVGARVAILCATVCGVTFAVCFAATFALKPLLPFLQPMTVPQALAVSALMSTVVVSFSPTVTIAIVQETSAKGSFTEFLMALVIIGDLFVMVAFGLAAGITRATFGDGLDVAALVGGVGWELFGSVAVGCLLAVAMLLYMRGVNRELPLFLVGLSFAAAEGGARLHLSPLLVSLAAGALIANLDEREGRRIHHAIQQAGLPVFALFFAAAGAGLKLDALVTVGPAALLLVGLRGLAIWAACRKFAPADDPRLKRYLWMGLISQAGVTFGLAALVSRTFPTFGPQVEVLIIAMITAHELVGPVLTRRALLGSGEIRAEEARGGA; encoded by the coding sequence GTGAAGGGGTCCGTCTTCCGGTTGATGCTGCTGATGGCGCTGCTGGCGGCCATCACCCAGGCGAAGGTGATGCGCGCGGACGCGGGCACGCCGGTGCTGCTGGCGGCGGGCGCGCTGCTGCTGTGTGGCCTGTTCGCGGGCAAGGTGGCCAAGGGCCTGGGCCTGCCGCGCCTCACCGGCTACCTGCTGGTGGGCGTGGCGGTGGGGCCGTACGCGCTGGGCTTCATCCCGAACGCGGGCGTGAAGGGGCTGGAGCTGGTGAAGGGGCTGGCGGTGAGCCTCATCGCGCTGGTGGCGGGCACGGAGCTGCACCTGGGCCTGCTGCGGCGCGTGGGCGCGCGCGTGGCCATCCTCTGCGCGACCGTCTGCGGGGTGACGTTCGCGGTGTGCTTCGCGGCGACGTTCGCGCTCAAGCCCCTGCTGCCGTTCCTCCAGCCCATGACGGTGCCGCAGGCGCTGGCGGTGAGCGCGCTGATGTCCACGGTGGTGGTGTCGTTCTCCCCCACGGTCACCATCGCCATCGTGCAGGAGACGTCCGCGAAGGGGTCGTTCACGGAGTTCCTGATGGCGCTGGTCATCATCGGGGACCTGTTCGTGATGGTGGCCTTCGGCCTGGCGGCGGGCATCACCCGGGCCACGTTCGGCGACGGGCTGGACGTGGCGGCGCTGGTGGGCGGGGTGGGGTGGGAATTGTTCGGCTCGGTGGCGGTGGGGTGCCTGCTGGCGGTGGCCATGCTGCTGTACATGCGGGGCGTCAACCGCGAGCTGCCCCTGTTCCTGGTGGGCCTGTCGTTCGCGGCGGCGGAGGGCGGGGCGCGGCTGCACCTGTCGCCGCTGCTGGTGTCGCTGGCGGCGGGCGCGCTCATCGCGAACCTGGACGAGCGCGAGGGCCGGCGCATCCACCACGCCATCCAGCAGGCGGGCCTGCCGGTGTTCGCGCTCTTCTTCGCCGCGGCGGGGGCGGGCCTGAAGCTGGACGCGCTGGTGACGGTGGGGCCGGCGGCGCTGCTGCTCGTGGGCCTGCGGGGGCTGGCCATCTGGGCCGCGTGCCGCAAGTTCGCGCCCGCCGACGACCCGCGCCTCAAGCGCTACCTGTGGATGGGGCTCATCTCCCAGGCGGGCGTGACGTTCGGCCTGGCGGCGCTGGTGTCGCGCACCTTCCCCACGTTCGGGCCGCAGGTGGAGGTGCTCATCATCGCGATGATCACCGCGCACGAGCTGGTGGGCCCCGTGCTGACCCGGCGCGCGCTGCTGGGCAGTGGCGAAATCCGTGCGGAAGAGGCGCGCGGCGGCGCATAG
- the xerD gene encoding site-specific tyrosine recombinase XerD, whose product MEGLLDAFIAFIRAERGLSGKTVDAYAADLTVYFEDLRSRGRDDAARVTQEDVLAHLTTLGKQGLSRRSQARHLAAIRVFHRFLVAERLADKDPTEDVDTPKSPRKLPVFLTLEEVEQLLAAPDERTVTGMRDKAMLEVLYATGLRVTELCTLELNNVQLTAGYLIAKGKGSKERIVPLGRVAIEKVQAFLALSRPELLGKREAKALFVTPRGGGFTRQGFWKLLKRYALKAGILKPLSPHKLRHSFATHLVERGADLRAVQQMLGHADLATTQIYTHVNGARLRKVYDEFHPRSDAFKPKPAARKRPPTA is encoded by the coding sequence ATGGAAGGTCTGCTCGACGCGTTCATCGCCTTCATCCGCGCGGAGCGGGGGCTGTCCGGCAAGACGGTGGACGCCTACGCGGCGGACCTCACCGTGTACTTCGAGGACCTGCGCTCGCGCGGCAGGGACGACGCGGCCCGCGTCACCCAGGAGGACGTGCTCGCGCACCTGACGACGCTGGGCAAGCAGGGCCTGAGCCGCCGCAGCCAGGCGCGCCACCTGGCCGCCATCCGCGTCTTCCACCGCTTCCTCGTCGCGGAGCGGCTGGCGGACAAGGACCCCACTGAAGACGTGGACACGCCGAAGTCGCCCCGCAAGCTGCCGGTGTTCCTCACGCTGGAGGAGGTGGAGCAGCTGCTCGCCGCGCCCGACGAGCGCACCGTCACGGGCATGCGCGACAAGGCGATGCTGGAGGTGCTCTACGCCACGGGCCTGCGCGTGACGGAGCTGTGCACGCTGGAGCTCAACAACGTGCAGCTCACCGCGGGCTACCTCATCGCGAAGGGCAAGGGCTCCAAGGAGCGCATCGTCCCGCTGGGGCGCGTGGCGATTGAAAAGGTCCAGGCGTTCCTGGCGCTGTCGCGGCCGGAGCTGCTGGGCAAGCGCGAGGCGAAGGCGCTGTTCGTCACGCCGCGCGGCGGAGGCTTCACGCGGCAGGGCTTCTGGAAGCTGCTCAAGCGCTATGCGCTGAAGGCCGGCATCCTGAAGCCGCTGTCGCCGCACAAGCTGCGGCACTCCTTCGCCACGCACCTGGTGGAGCGGGGCGCGGACCTGCGCGCGGTGCAGCAGATGCTGGGCCACGCGGACCTGGCGACGACGCAGATCTACACGCACGTCAACGGCGCCCGCCTGCGCAAGGTGTACGACGAATTCCACCCGCGCAGCGACGCGTTCAAGCCGAAGCCCGCCGCGCGCAAGCGCCCGCCCACGGCGTGA
- a CDS encoding CHAT domain-containing protein, producing the protein MASRKPSRSKPPPRGTPPLPVPDAARQSGFDLRDEDVEEALVTGAHQGLLEDYFGPEQYAELTRLARDATASRTLRGGPPVLILPGLLGSKLGRKRKLGPFEDVFWFDPLDIGIGRLTQLRLPTPGNDCSALGVMLFAYLTLKFRLCQAGFDAHFHAFDWRRGITELGAELAAVLQQRAGEKVSLVAHSMGGLVARAAIGQGAQYARLVMLGTPNSGSFDPVMAIRATHPVVRKLGALDVRHTPEQLSRDLFTTFPGLIQMLPDPERWAEVDLYDLSQWPPDDLHPRDDLLKGVAPMREGLAGARDDFFVICGVDQETTVGLRHDEQGRFVYQTSSQGDGTVPLEFAQLSGAKAHYYVAENHGALPNNSRVARAVCELLDRGHTDALPTRHAPSALRAPVTEVPEAALRVEPYDGRRGPVLSQRELREVPRELVAPTARKDAVSAGPMLPSVAPAVSSAGFRHPFERVVVGRRRQHRLDLRIALGSITEVDARALSVGIFRDVVPAGPAKALDARLGGAITALNDRRMFSRGIGEVFMMPTGRHPLAADIVCFVGLGSFDKLDDSVLQTAAENVMRTFINTRIEEFATVLFGANSGETAAGALRNLLSGFFRGLRDADHDHAFRRLIICEQDPQRFLELKEELYRLSSTSLCEQIELTLDEVVLPPRTEAPPRGEALPRSEEPVYLIMRQETATASEAEHSVDIHASLLTSGHKALVVSGLRTIKSRELQAAREAVVAANVQDFSQGGRQLGDLLLSDAVRTVLSRQRGHHLVVVHDAPLSRVPWETLALPLDDGEAVWFPAAEQGLSRRYSADNLSVAKWLSERVEDDVLRVLLVVDPTGDLPGAALEGRRLGELFQHLPGARVDVLQGEEATRPALLAAFSSGRYDVVHFAGHAFFDEDNPTRSGVVCHHHTVLSGADLAGLPNLPTLVFFNACESGRLRRTAGRLEVMQPLRTSVEQLDNTVGLAEALLRGGVANFVGTYWPVGDAAAETFSLSFYRELLRGAGLNAALQAGRMELRRMLSRDWADYLFYGNPDFVLKQRGP; encoded by the coding sequence ATGGCCTCACGGAAGCCCTCGCGTTCGAAGCCGCCACCCCGAGGGACACCTCCCCTCCCCGTCCCAGACGCCGCCCGCCAGTCCGGGTTCGACCTGCGCGACGAGGACGTGGAAGAAGCGCTCGTCACCGGCGCCCACCAGGGACTGCTCGAGGACTACTTCGGACCGGAGCAGTACGCCGAACTGACCCGACTCGCCCGCGATGCGACCGCCTCCCGCACGCTGCGCGGAGGCCCCCCGGTCCTCATCCTTCCGGGCCTCCTGGGCTCGAAGCTTGGCCGCAAGCGGAAGCTCGGACCCTTCGAAGACGTCTTCTGGTTCGATCCCCTGGATATCGGCATTGGCAGGTTGACCCAGCTGCGGCTCCCCACTCCGGGCAATGACTGCTCCGCGCTCGGGGTGATGCTGTTCGCCTACCTCACGCTCAAGTTCCGGCTCTGTCAGGCAGGCTTTGACGCGCACTTTCACGCCTTCGACTGGCGCAGGGGCATCACCGAACTCGGTGCGGAGCTGGCCGCCGTGCTCCAACAGCGCGCGGGGGAGAAGGTGTCCCTGGTAGCCCACAGCATGGGCGGGCTCGTCGCGCGCGCGGCCATTGGTCAGGGCGCGCAGTACGCGCGGCTCGTCATGCTCGGCACCCCGAACTCCGGTTCCTTTGATCCGGTGATGGCCATCCGCGCCACCCATCCGGTGGTCCGCAAGCTCGGCGCGCTCGACGTGCGGCACACGCCCGAACAGCTCTCGCGCGACCTCTTCACCACCTTCCCGGGGCTGATCCAGATGCTCCCGGATCCGGAGCGCTGGGCGGAGGTGGACCTCTATGACCTCTCCCAATGGCCTCCCGACGACCTCCACCCCCGCGACGACCTCCTCAAGGGCGTCGCGCCGATGCGTGAAGGGCTCGCGGGCGCCCGCGATGACTTCTTCGTCATTTGCGGCGTGGACCAGGAGACGACCGTGGGTCTGCGCCACGACGAGCAGGGACGGTTCGTCTACCAGACCTCTTCCCAGGGCGATGGCACGGTGCCACTCGAGTTCGCCCAGCTGAGCGGGGCGAAGGCGCACTACTACGTCGCCGAGAACCACGGGGCCCTGCCGAACAACTCACGGGTGGCGCGCGCCGTGTGTGAACTCCTCGACCGGGGGCACACGGACGCGCTCCCCACCCGCCATGCGCCGAGCGCGCTGCGCGCCCCTGTCACCGAGGTCCCCGAAGCGGCGCTGCGCGTGGAGCCCTATGACGGGCGCCGAGGCCCCGTGCTGAGCCAGCGCGAGCTCCGGGAAGTGCCGCGGGAGCTCGTCGCCCCCACGGCACGCAAGGACGCTGTCAGCGCCGGACCGATGCTGCCTTCGGTCGCACCGGCGGTCTCCAGTGCCGGGTTCCGCCACCCGTTCGAGCGGGTCGTCGTGGGGCGGCGACGGCAGCACCGGCTGGACCTCCGCATCGCACTCGGCAGCATCACCGAGGTCGACGCCCGCGCCCTGTCGGTTGGCATCTTCCGTGACGTCGTCCCGGCGGGCCCGGCGAAAGCCCTGGATGCGCGGCTCGGCGGCGCCATCACCGCGCTCAACGACAGGCGCATGTTCTCGCGCGGCATCGGTGAGGTCTTCATGATGCCGACCGGCCGGCATCCGCTCGCGGCCGACATCGTCTGCTTCGTGGGCCTGGGCTCCTTCGACAAGCTCGACGACTCCGTCCTCCAGACGGCCGCGGAGAACGTCATGCGGACGTTCATCAACACGCGCATCGAGGAGTTCGCCACCGTGCTCTTCGGAGCGAACTCCGGGGAGACCGCGGCCGGGGCGCTCCGCAACCTGCTGAGCGGCTTCTTCCGGGGCCTCCGTGACGCCGACCACGATCACGCCTTCCGGCGATTGATCATCTGCGAGCAGGATCCCCAGCGGTTCCTCGAACTGAAAGAGGAGCTGTACCGCCTGTCCAGCACCTCCCTGTGCGAACAGATCGAACTCACCCTGGACGAGGTGGTCCTCCCTCCGCGGACGGAGGCGCCTCCGCGGGGGGAGGCGCTCCCACGCAGCGAGGAGCCGGTCTACCTCATCATGCGGCAGGAGACGGCGACCGCGTCGGAGGCCGAGCACTCGGTGGACATCCACGCGTCGCTGCTCACCTCGGGCCACAAGGCCCTGGTCGTCAGTGGACTTCGCACCATCAAGTCCCGGGAGCTCCAGGCCGCGCGGGAGGCCGTGGTCGCCGCGAACGTGCAGGACTTCAGCCAGGGAGGGCGCCAGCTTGGCGACCTCCTGCTCTCCGACGCGGTCCGCACGGTGCTCTCGCGCCAGCGCGGACACCACCTCGTGGTGGTGCATGATGCGCCGCTCTCACGCGTGCCGTGGGAGACGTTGGCCCTGCCGCTCGATGACGGAGAGGCGGTCTGGTTTCCCGCCGCGGAGCAGGGGCTCAGTCGCCGCTACTCCGCCGACAACCTGTCCGTGGCCAAGTGGCTGTCGGAGCGCGTGGAGGACGACGTCCTGCGGGTGCTGCTCGTCGTGGACCCGACCGGGGACCTGCCCGGCGCCGCGCTGGAAGGCAGACGTCTGGGCGAACTCTTCCAGCACCTCCCCGGCGCCCGGGTCGACGTGCTCCAGGGGGAGGAGGCCACCCGCCCTGCGCTCCTGGCCGCCTTCAGCTCGGGGAGGTACGACGTCGTCCACTTCGCCGGGCACGCGTTCTTCGACGAGGACAACCCGACCCGCAGCGGCGTCGTCTGCCACCACCACACCGTGCTCTCCGGCGCCGACCTGGCGGGACTCCCGAACCTGCCGACGCTCGTGTTCTTCAATGCCTGTGAGTCGGGGCGGCTGCGCAGGACGGCCGGGCGGCTGGAGGTGATGCAGCCGCTGCGCACCTCCGTCGAGCAGTTGGACAACACCGTCGGATTGGCGGAGGCGCTGCTGCGCGGTGGGGTGGCCAACTTCGTGGGGACCTACTGGCCGGTCGGTGACGCCGCGGCGGAGACGTTCTCCCTGAGCTTCTACCGGGAACTCCTGCGGGGCGCGGGCCTCAACGCCGCGCTCCAGGCGGGGCGCATGGAGCTGCGGCGGATGCTCTCGCGGGATTGGGCGGACTACCTCTTCTACGGCAACCCGGACTTCGTGCTGAAGCAGCGCGGGCCCTGA
- a CDS encoding sodium:proton exchanger — translation MQALLVFLIVAALSLLASSRSLLAPGRFPALAQLAASGLMFLIFGALLGPSLLGVLTPGNLDSLRPLVALGLGMAGVLLGLNLEPRLLRLLPRPVYAAAVAHAGTAFLFVALPLSVPLVLSMGLRPLVAVGAAALLGAAASLSSGHFAVLGYRNGRLERSRGLGVALLTMMDDAVGLGVLALGLVLGVTGNVVEGLGLLGLALILGVACGALLAFLTHALKDPAEQTTVTLGMVALVGGAAAYLRLSALLAGVACGATLALMGGRTAERVARALSRVERPTYLVLVFMVGCHLHARDLAAWALLPAFVGLRFVGKVLGGRFAQRLTRGVLDLPPQFGYALIAQGGLALCIVAEYVLLVPGSLSQRVLDVVAVGAVVNEMLAHGAFRHVLGAEAASRRKASAPPDAPTDVPPGAPGADTGVVA, via the coding sequence GTGCAAGCGCTGCTCGTCTTCCTCATCGTCGCGGCGCTGTCGCTGCTCGCGTCGAGCCGTTCGCTGCTCGCGCCCGGCCGCTTCCCGGCCCTGGCGCAGCTGGCGGCGAGCGGCCTGATGTTCCTCATCTTCGGGGCCCTGCTCGGGCCGTCGCTGCTGGGCGTGCTCACCCCGGGGAACCTGGACTCGCTGCGCCCCCTGGTGGCGCTGGGTCTGGGGATGGCGGGCGTGCTGCTGGGGCTCAACCTGGAGCCCCGCCTGCTGCGGCTGTTGCCCCGGCCCGTGTACGCGGCGGCGGTGGCGCACGCGGGCACGGCGTTCCTCTTCGTCGCGCTGCCCCTGTCGGTGCCGCTGGTGCTGTCCATGGGGCTGCGGCCCCTGGTGGCGGTGGGCGCGGCGGCGCTCCTGGGCGCGGCGGCGAGCCTGTCCTCGGGACACTTCGCGGTGCTGGGCTACCGCAACGGGCGGCTGGAGCGCTCGCGCGGCCTGGGCGTCGCGCTGCTCACGATGATGGACGACGCGGTGGGCCTGGGCGTGCTGGCGCTGGGCCTGGTGCTGGGCGTCACCGGCAACGTGGTGGAGGGGCTGGGCCTGCTGGGGCTGGCGCTGATCCTGGGCGTGGCGTGCGGCGCGCTGCTGGCGTTCCTCACCCACGCGCTGAAGGACCCGGCGGAGCAGACCACGGTGACGCTGGGCATGGTGGCGCTGGTGGGCGGCGCGGCGGCGTACCTGCGGCTGTCGGCGCTGCTGGCCGGCGTGGCGTGTGGCGCGACGCTGGCGCTGATGGGCGGGCGCACGGCGGAGCGGGTGGCCCGGGCGCTGTCGCGGGTGGAGCGGCCCACGTACCTGGTGCTGGTGTTCATGGTGGGCTGTCACCTGCATGCGCGCGACCTGGCGGCCTGGGCGCTGCTGCCCGCGTTCGTGGGCCTGCGCTTCGTGGGCAAGGTGCTGGGAGGGCGCTTCGCGCAGCGGCTCACCCGGGGCGTGCTCGACCTGCCTCCGCAGTTCGGCTACGCGCTCATCGCGCAGGGCGGGCTGGCCCTGTGCATCGTGGCGGAGTACGTGCTGCTGGTGCCGGGCTCGCTGTCGCAGCGGGTGCTGGACGTGGTGGCGGTGGGCGCGGTCGTCAACGAGATGCTCGCGCACGGCGCCTTCCGGCACGTGCTGGGCGCGGAGGCCGCCTCCCGCAGGAAGGCCAGCGCGCCGCCCGACGCTCCAACGGACGTCCCGCCCGGGGCGCCAGGCGCTGACACGGGGGTGGTGGCGTGA
- a CDS encoding L-threonylcarbamoyladenylate synthase — MPPAVAPILEVDVEHPSPRHIARAVEVLEKGGIIAYPTDTYYGIGCDLNAKKAIERLYQLKGRDKKKPLSLLCPDLSDVARYAHVSNFAYRAMKGLTPGAFTFILEATRLVPEVMMTKQKQVGLRVPDAALPRELAKALGRPLITTSATHTDGTVLSDARDIKAALGHGLELILDGGVTLNEPSTVVSLVGDALEILRQGKGRLEA, encoded by the coding sequence ATGCCCCCCGCCGTCGCCCCCATCCTCGAGGTGGACGTGGAACACCCCTCGCCGCGCCACATCGCTCGCGCGGTGGAGGTGCTGGAGAAGGGGGGCATCATCGCCTACCCCACGGATACCTATTACGGGATTGGTTGTGACCTGAACGCGAAGAAGGCCATCGAGCGGCTGTACCAGCTCAAGGGCCGCGACAAGAAGAAGCCCCTGTCGCTGCTGTGCCCGGACCTGTCCGACGTCGCCCGCTACGCGCACGTGAGCAACTTCGCCTACCGCGCCATGAAGGGGCTCACCCCGGGGGCCTTCACCTTCATCCTGGAGGCCACGCGCCTGGTGCCGGAGGTGATGATGACGAAGCAGAAGCAGGTAGGACTGCGCGTCCCGGACGCCGCGCTGCCGCGCGAGCTGGCGAAGGCGCTGGGACGCCCGCTCATCACCACGTCCGCCACACATACCGATGGTACGGTTTTGTCAGACGCCCGGGACATCAAGGCCGCGCTGGGACACGGATTGGAGCTCATCCTGGACGGGGGCGTGACGTTGAACGAGCCGTCCACGGTGGTTTCACTCGTAGGCGATGCGCTTGAAATCCTGAGGCAAGGCAAGGGTAGGCTGGAAGCCTGA
- a CDS encoding efflux RND transporter periplasmic adaptor subunit: MMSRSLIIGTTITLSAAVALLVGVRHSAARQLPVGIPSAPPSLLEEPVAKSREAASFVGVVVASSSVDISARFEGRLDSVDVQVGDRVRKGQVLARMDVLPLLREMAVTETDLQAALAQESVARLALAAAQESLKRGGDPKLLSIGAISEEEQARLGYAEKTAAAQLTLALAQVRNGQARLAQFKLKLSEAVIQAPFEGRIAKRYLDAGSLVSAGKTILHLLHEGPSQIRFAIPESQASLVAVGASVQIRSRGDGPRFSGRVENVAPEVDSVSRMVLAIARLPADAANPFPLGAAVRVSVVGVGAQGASAN, encoded by the coding sequence ATGATGTCCCGGTCACTCATCATCGGTACGACGATCACCCTATCGGCTGCGGTGGCGTTGCTCGTGGGTGTAAGGCATTCGGCCGCGCGGCAGCTCCCGGTAGGAATTCCCAGCGCGCCCCCGTCCTTGTTGGAGGAGCCCGTCGCCAAGAGCCGCGAGGCCGCCAGCTTCGTCGGGGTGGTCGTGGCCAGCAGCAGCGTGGACATCTCAGCACGCTTCGAGGGACGCTTGGACAGCGTCGATGTCCAGGTGGGCGATCGCGTTCGCAAGGGGCAGGTTCTTGCGCGGATGGACGTTCTGCCATTGCTGCGGGAAATGGCTGTCACCGAAACGGATCTCCAGGCAGCGCTCGCTCAGGAGTCGGTAGCCCGGCTTGCATTGGCTGCGGCGCAGGAGTCCTTGAAACGAGGTGGCGATCCCAAGCTGTTGTCCATTGGAGCCATCTCCGAGGAGGAGCAGGCTCGGTTGGGATACGCGGAGAAGACCGCCGCCGCGCAGTTGACGCTCGCGCTGGCACAGGTCCGCAACGGTCAAGCTCGGCTGGCGCAATTCAAGCTGAAGCTGTCCGAAGCCGTCATCCAGGCCCCCTTCGAAGGGCGCATCGCGAAGCGCTACCTGGATGCAGGATCGCTGGTGTCGGCAGGCAAGACGATCCTTCACCTGCTGCACGAAGGGCCCAGCCAGATCCGCTTTGCCATTCCGGAGTCCCAGGCCTCCCTGGTGGCCGTGGGGGCTTCCGTGCAGATTCGCAGTCGCGGCGACGGGCCCCGGTTCTCCGGACGCGTGGAGAACGTGGCCCCGGAGGTCGACTCCGTTTCGCGTATGGTCCTGGCCATCGCGCGCCTTCCCGCGGATGCCGCGAATCCATTCCCTCTGGGCGCTGCCGTCCGTGTGTCGGTCGTCGGCGTCGGGGCGCAAGGCGCCAGCGCCAACTGA